The proteins below are encoded in one region of Dama dama isolate Ldn47 chromosome 21, ASM3311817v1, whole genome shotgun sequence:
- the LY6D gene encoding lymphocyte antigen 6D, producing MKTALLFLVALAAAAGPAQALHCHVCHSSSNCKKPQICSASSGFCKTVIRVEPLSGNLVEKNCSVWCTPTNSQQGQVSKGQETTLCCKSDLCNEGLQSPQSAAPARTSAPLGLALVCGLLALLWAPGL from the exons ATGAAGACAGCTTTGCTGTTCCTTGTTGCCTTGGCTGCGGCAGCTGGGCCAG CCCAGGCTCTCCACTGCCACGTGTGCCACAGCTCCAGCAACTGCAAGAAACCGCAGATCTGCTCAGCCAGCTCCGGCTTCTGCAAGACTGTGATCAGGG TGGAGCCTCTGTCTGGGAACCTGGTGGAGAAGAACTGCTCCGTGTGGTGCACGCCCACGAACAGCCAGCAGGGCCAGGTCAGCAAGGGCCAGGAGACCACCCTATGCTGCAAGAGCGACCTGTGCAACGAGGGTCTGCAGAGCCCGCAGAGCGCCGCGCCCGCCCGCACCAGCGCCCCCCTCGGCCTGGCGCTGGTCTGTGGCCTCCTCGCCCTCCTctgggcccctggcctgtga
- the LYNX1 gene encoding ly-6/neurotoxin-like protein 1, translating into MTPLLTLFLVALVGLPVAQALDCHVCAYNGENCFNPMRCPAMVSYCMTTRTYYTPTRMKVSKSCVPSCFETVYDGYSKHASTTSCCQYDLCNGAGLATLSTLALALILLATLWGLL; encoded by the exons ATGACGCCCCTGCTCACCCTGTTCCTGGTGGCCCTGGTGGGCCTCCCTGTGG CCCAGGCTCTGGACTGCCATGTGTGCGCCTACAATGGGGAGAACTGCTTCAACCCCATGCGATGCCCGGCCATGGTCTCCTACTGCATGACGACGCGCACTT ACTACACCCCAACCAGGATGAAGGTGAGCAAGTCCTGTGTGCCCAGTTGCTTTGAGACCGTGTACGACGGCTACTCCAAGCACGCGTCCACTACTTCCTGCTGCCAGTATGACCTCTGTAACGGCGCTGGCCTCGCCACCCTCTcgaccctggccctggcccttaTACTCTTGGCCACCCTCTGGGGTCTGCTCTAA